From the Euphorbia lathyris chromosome 6, ddEupLath1.1, whole genome shotgun sequence genome, one window contains:
- the LOC136233027 gene encoding AT-hook motif nuclear-localized protein 23, translating into MAGLDLGTTSRYVHQLHHRPDLHLHRHLDSDEQDSTHFSTDDHGSHPPLDLVAANSNPGDLVARRPRGRPPGSKNKSKPPVIITRESANTLRAHILEVGNGCDVFECVSNYARRRQRGICILSGAGTVTNVSIRQPAAAGAIVTLHGRFEILSLSGSFLPPPAPPGATSLTIFLAGGQGQVVGGSVVGELTAAGPVIVIAASFTNVAYERLPLDEEEQQMHSGGGGGGGSGGNGGVGVGNSPFGDGSASSGGLPFINLPLNMPPNVQFPVDGWAGNSGGRAPF; encoded by the coding sequence ATGGCCGGTTTGGATTTAGGAACTACTTCTCGTTACGTCCATCAGCTTCATCACAGACCAGACCTTCACCTCCACCGCCACCTCGACTCCGACGAACAAGATTCAACCCACTTCTCCACCGATGATCATGGATCTCATCCACCTCTTGACCTAGTCGCCGCCAACTCTAATCCCGGCGATTTAGTGGCTCGCCGCCCCAGAGGACGCCCGCCTGGCTCCAAGAACAAATCCAAACCTCCGGTCATCATAACGAGGGAAAGTGCCAACACACTACGGGCTCACATTCTTGAAGTAGGAAACGGATGCGATGTTTTTGAATGTGTAAGCAACTACGCCCGCCGACGGCAGCGGGGGATTTGTATACTCAGCGGCGCCGGAACTGTCACTAACGTTAGTATCAGACAACCGGCCGCTGCTGGAGCGATCGTTACTCTTCACGGTAGATTCGAGATCTTATCTTTGTCTGGCTCTTTCTTGCCTCCTCCAGCGCCTCCCGGAGCAACTAGTTTAACTATATTTTTAGCCGGCGGACAAGGACAGGTAGTCGGTGGGAGCGTTGTAGGAGAGCTGACGGCGGCTGGTCCGGTAATTGTTATTGCAGCGTCATTCACAAACGTAGCTTATGAAAGGCTGCCTTTAGATGAAGAGGAGCAGCAGATGCATAGCGGTGGAGGAGGCGGTGGAGGAAGTGGAGGTAACGGTGGAGTCGGCGTTGGGAATAGTCCGTTTGGTGATGGTTCAGCAAGTTCCGGAGGTTTGCCTTTCATTAATTTGCCGCTAAATATGCCGCCAAATGTGCAGTTTCCGGTGGATGGATGGGCGGGGAATTCAGGCGGTAGGGCTCCGTTTTGA